In the Primulina tabacum isolate GXHZ01 chromosome 15, ASM2559414v2, whole genome shotgun sequence genome, TCGTAGTCAGCTACTGCTTCTAAAATTATTGTTGGAGAACCACTACGAGCTGCATATTGACCCGCCCAAGCCGTTGGACAATTTTTCCACTTCCAATGCATGCAATCAAGACTTCCCAACATTCCAGGGAATCCACGTTGTTTACCAATATAAAGTAACCTGGCAACATCATTGGCAGTAGGAGATCTCAAGTATTGCTCAGCAAAAACTTCCACCACGGCTCGACAAAAGCGTTGCATGCATTCAATTGGACTCtccaattttgatatattcatcCGTAGCATCCGCGGGTAATGCATAAGCTAAAATTCGCAAAGCAGGAGTTGTTTTTTGAATAGTCGATAGCCCGAGACGCCCCACATCATTGCAGTGTCGCATGAGAAATATACTCCGTGAAGTTGGAAAACTAAGGGGATGCATTCGTCAAATTGAAACTCTCCGCCCAAGTGGCGCATCAGAAGAGGATATTGTAAGTATTT is a window encoding:
- the LOC142525981 gene encoding uncharacterized protein LOC142525981 gives rise to the protein MNISKLESPIECMQRFCRAVVEVFAEQYLRSPTANDVARLLYIGKQRGFPGMLGSLDCMHWKWKNCPTAWAGQYAARSGSPTIILEAVADYDLWIWHAYFGMLGSNNDNNVLGSSNLFSNIAQGIAPQAHYTIGRKEYDTRYYLADGIYPKWSTIVQSIHDPHGPKKKYFAMKQDL